From Terriglobales bacterium, a single genomic window includes:
- a CDS encoding PhoU domain-containing protein has product MALRAEPNAEQPLGPRMVELTLAACDLAQAAWKHAVAGLTSNAADQFDATDLCELELDQLDRQLDEELAAALGMAKSSEQRELLSCLKLMTDLERIGDLAATFAGRGRAVGRHLDAEDVRELAEMGQRVARMLEGVRQAYAARDLMLAVTVLRADAEVDRLRNLLFHRHIHGQESGEVRESIQVLFMTQALERAGDHAKNLAEEVCHLISGHTLRHVLRSNGKSREQMLLDWLKRQQ; this is encoded by the coding sequence ATGGCACTACGGGCTGAACCCAACGCGGAGCAGCCACTGGGGCCGCGGATGGTGGAACTGACGCTGGCGGCGTGCGATCTGGCGCAAGCGGCGTGGAAGCATGCGGTGGCCGGGCTGACCAGCAATGCCGCCGACCAGTTCGACGCCACCGACCTCTGCGAGCTGGAACTCGACCAACTCGATCGTCAGCTCGACGAAGAACTGGCGGCCGCCCTGGGTATGGCGAAATCCAGCGAGCAGCGCGAGTTGCTCTCCTGCCTGAAGCTGATGACCGACTTGGAGCGCATCGGCGACCTGGCAGCCACGTTCGCCGGGCGAGGGCGCGCCGTGGGCCGCCACCTGGACGCGGAAGACGTCCGCGAGCTGGCGGAGATGGGGCAGCGGGTGGCCAGGATGCTGGAGGGCGTGCGGCAGGCCTACGCCGCGCGCGACCTCATGCTGGCGGTCACCGTGCTGCGCGCCGACGCGGAGGTGGACCGCCTGCGCAACCTGCTATTCCATCGCCACATCCACGGACAGGAATCGGGGGAAGTGCGGGAGAGCATCCAGGTGCTGTTCATGACCCAGGCGCTGGAACGGGCCGGCGACCACGCCAAGAACCTGGCGGAAGAAGTGTGCCATCTCATCAGCGGACACACCTTGCGGCACGTGCTGCGCTCCAACGGCAAGTCGCGCGAGCAGATGCTGCTGGACTGGCTGAAAAGACAGCAGTAG
- the pstS gene encoding phosphate ABC transporter substrate-binding protein PstS, translated as MIRRMMLAFLMMACLAGSAWGQTKLNGAGATFPYPIYSKWFAEYNRIHPDVQINYQSIGSGGGIRQVLAGTVDFGATDGPMSDSQLSQAKGKIFHIPTVLGAVVPAYKVPGVTGELKFTPQALAGIFLGRITSWNAKEIADANPGVNLPNQSIIVVHRSDGSGTTFVWTDYLSKISKDWESQVGKGTSVKWPVGLGAKGNEGVAGMIRQLDGAIGYVELIYAEQNKITYGSVKNAAGNFVKASLAATTQAAATAKMPPDFRVSITNAPGKDAYPISSFTWLLVPGKPKDAQRGKVLVDFLNWMLNDGQKMATQLTYAPLPKEVADKVRTTIAQIR; from the coding sequence GTGATACGTCGCATGATGCTGGCATTTCTGATGATGGCCTGCCTGGCGGGATCGGCCTGGGGCCAAACCAAGTTGAACGGCGCGGGCGCCACTTTTCCCTATCCCATCTACAGCAAGTGGTTCGCGGAGTACAACCGCATCCATCCGGATGTGCAGATCAACTATCAGTCCATCGGGAGCGGCGGCGGCATCCGCCAGGTGCTGGCGGGGACGGTAGATTTCGGCGCCACCGACGGGCCTATGTCGGACAGCCAACTCAGCCAGGCCAAGGGCAAGATTTTCCACATCCCGACGGTGCTGGGCGCCGTGGTGCCGGCGTACAAGGTACCGGGCGTCACCGGCGAGCTGAAGTTCACTCCGCAGGCGCTGGCGGGAATCTTCCTGGGACGCATCACCTCCTGGAACGCCAAGGAGATCGCGGATGCCAACCCCGGAGTGAACCTGCCCAATCAGTCCATTATCGTGGTGCACCGTTCCGACGGCAGCGGCACCACGTTCGTGTGGACCGATTACCTGTCGAAGATCAGCAAGGATTGGGAATCGCAGGTGGGCAAGGGCACCAGCGTGAAGTGGCCGGTAGGACTGGGCGCCAAGGGCAACGAGGGCGTGGCCGGGATGATAAGGCAACTGGACGGCGCCATCGGCTACGTGGAGCTGATCTATGCCGAGCAGAACAAGATCACTTACGGCAGCGTCAAGAACGCTGCCGGGAATTTCGTGAAGGCCAGCCTGGCGGCCACCACGCAGGCCGCGGCCACGGCGAAAATGCCGCCGGACTTCCGCGTGTCCATCACCAATGCCCCGGGCAAGGATGCGTATCCTATCTCCAGCTTCACCTGGCTGCTGGTCCCGGGGAAACCGAAGGACGCGCAGCGCGGCAAGGTGCTGGTGGACTTCCTGAACTGGATGTTGAATGACGGCCAGAAGATGGCAACGCAGCTCACCTACGCGCCGCTGCCGAAAGAGGTAGCGGACAAGGTGCGCACGACCATCGCCCAGAT